A single Pedobacter sp. PACM 27299 DNA region contains:
- a CDS encoding TPM domain-containing protein: MKKLIIAFLFILISTLGFAQDFPAKPNKLVNDYTGTLTPAQLQQLEQKLVAFDDSTSTQIAIAIVKSVGDYDIGEYALELGRKWGVGGKGKDNGIMIVAALGDRKISIQTGYGVEGALPDLYVRRIIDNDIKPYFKTGDYFGGLQAGTDAIISYTKGEYKNDKPKAGKSEGGAGGIIVIIIIVIVVIIVLKKGGGSGGGGQVIGSRGVADALFWSMLLGGGRGSGGSGFGGGSSSGGGGFGGFGGGSFGGGGSSGSW; encoded by the coding sequence ATGAAAAAACTAATTATAGCTTTCTTATTTATCCTCATTTCAACTTTAGGTTTCGCACAGGACTTTCCTGCTAAACCAAACAAACTGGTGAATGACTATACAGGAACACTAACTCCTGCTCAACTCCAGCAGCTCGAACAAAAACTCGTAGCCTTTGACGATTCGACTTCTACACAGATTGCTATTGCGATTGTAAAATCCGTAGGTGATTATGATATTGGTGAATATGCATTGGAACTAGGTAGAAAATGGGGCGTAGGTGGAAAAGGCAAAGACAACGGCATCATGATTGTTGCAGCCCTGGGAGATCGAAAGATATCCATCCAGACTGGTTATGGTGTAGAGGGGGCACTCCCTGATTTATACGTTCGCCGAATTATAGACAATGACATCAAGCCTTATTTTAAAACAGGTGACTATTTCGGAGGCCTGCAGGCTGGTACAGATGCCATCATCAGTTATACCAAAGGAGAATACAAAAACGACAAACCTAAAGCTGGAAAAAGTGAGGGGGGAGCCGGTGGTATCATCGTGATTATCATCATCGTTATCGTAGTAATTATAGTCCTTAAAAAAGGTGGCGGCAGTGGTGGGGGTGGTCAGGTGATCGGTAGTCGAGGTGTTGCAGATGCACTTTTCTGGAGCATGTTATTGGGCGGAGGAAGAGGTTCTGGCGGAAGTGGCTTCGGCGGTGGCAGCAGTAGTGGCGGCGGCGGCTTTGGCGGCTTCGGCGGAGGTAGTTTTGGTGGTGGAGGCAGTAGTGGTAGCTGGTAA
- a CDS encoding DUF7935 family protein, which yields MSIESILTAVVPITVAGVVTVSVGYYLIKNDIDKYFRWRFASKKDERTQLFALRLQAHERLIVFVERINPSNLLLRVYMPGISVLELQAAILNEIRSEYQHNVTQQLYVSERIWNVIRKLKDDTLAMVNNGVQGLPEQATGMDLSKKVLQQMAEIADNPYDLTLDLIKKDIHQLF from the coding sequence ATGAGTATAGAATCTATATTAACAGCAGTAGTGCCCATAACAGTTGCCGGAGTAGTGACCGTTTCTGTAGGTTACTATCTGATCAAGAACGACATTGATAAATATTTTAGATGGAGATTTGCCAGTAAGAAAGACGAAAGAACACAGTTATTTGCTTTGCGCCTTCAAGCTCATGAACGCTTAATTGTATTTGTAGAAAGAATTAACCCAAGTAATTTATTGCTTCGGGTATATATGCCTGGGATTTCTGTGCTAGAACTTCAAGCAGCGATTTTGAATGAAATCAGGTCTGAGTATCAGCACAATGTGACGCAGCAGCTGTATGTTTCTGAAAGAATATGGAATGTAATTCGTAAACTAAAGGATGATACTTTAGCGATGGTGAATAATGGCGTTCAGGGCCTACCTGAGCAAGCTACAGGAATGGATTTAAGTAAAAAAGTGCTGCAGCAGATGGCAGAAATTGCAGATAATCCTTATGATTTGACGCTGGATCTGATTAAAAAGGATATTCATCAATTGTTTTAA
- the dnaA gene encoding chromosomal replication initiator protein DnaA, whose translation MEKTCTEVWKSCLQIIKDNIPGQSFKTWFEPISALKLDGNVLTIQVPSLFFYEWLEEHYVGLLRKTVKKQLGDDGRLEYNIVVDKSSKSGSPYTTNMPSNGNGAEAKFQTMPIPVSINKDIRNPFIIPGLKKLTVDPQLNSNYTFDNYIEGDCNRLARSAGYAVAAKPGGTSFNPLMIYGGVGLGKTHLAQAIGNEIKRNMPDKLVIYVSCEKFCQQFVDSLKNNTINDFVNFYQAMDVIIMDDVHNFAGKEKTQDIFFHIFNHLHQSGKQVILSSDKAPKDLAGLEERLLSRFKWGLSADLQIPDLETRIAILRKKMYADGIELPNEVVEYVAHNIDNNVRELEGAMVSLLAQSTLNKKDIDLNLAKQMLKNFIKNTSKEISMEYIQKLVCEYFEVPADMVKSPTRKREIVQARQISMYLSKSHTKSSLKTIGAFFGGRDHSTVIYACQTVEDLIDTDKKFKGYVHDIQKKLKMT comes from the coding sequence ATGGAAAAAACTTGTACCGAAGTATGGAAAAGCTGTCTCCAAATTATAAAGGATAACATACCCGGCCAGAGTTTCAAAACCTGGTTCGAGCCAATATCCGCTCTTAAGTTGGATGGCAATGTTTTAACAATACAAGTACCGAGTTTATTCTTCTATGAATGGCTGGAAGAACACTATGTTGGACTGCTGCGAAAGACAGTTAAGAAGCAGCTTGGTGATGACGGCCGACTGGAATATAATATTGTGGTAGACAAATCTTCGAAAAGCGGTTCTCCTTATACCACCAATATGCCGAGTAATGGCAATGGGGCGGAGGCTAAGTTTCAAACCATGCCGATTCCGGTTTCTATCAATAAAGACATCAGAAATCCATTTATCATACCAGGGTTAAAGAAACTGACCGTAGATCCTCAATTGAATTCTAACTATACTTTCGACAATTATATAGAGGGCGATTGTAATCGTTTAGCACGTTCGGCGGGTTATGCCGTTGCTGCTAAGCCAGGTGGGACTTCCTTTAATCCTTTAATGATTTATGGTGGAGTAGGGTTGGGTAAAACTCATCTAGCTCAAGCGATAGGCAATGAGATTAAACGAAACATGCCAGATAAATTGGTGATTTATGTTTCTTGTGAAAAATTTTGCCAACAGTTTGTTGATTCGTTAAAAAATAACACCATTAATGATTTTGTGAATTTTTATCAGGCAATGGATGTTATTATCATGGATGATGTACATAATTTTGCAGGGAAAGAAAAAACTCAGGATATATTCTTCCATATTTTCAATCATTTACACCAGTCAGGAAAGCAGGTGATCCTTTCTTCTGATAAAGCGCCTAAAGATTTGGCCGGATTAGAAGAACGCTTGCTGAGTCGTTTTAAATGGGGATTATCGGCCGATCTTCAGATTCCAGATCTGGAAACCAGGATTGCGATTCTTAGAAAGAAGATGTATGCCGATGGCATTGAGCTTCCTAATGAAGTTGTAGAATATGTAGCGCATAATATTGATAATAATGTCAGGGAGCTGGAAGGTGCAATGGTTTCCCTTTTAGCGCAGTCTACTTTAAATAAAAAAGATATTGACTTGAATCTTGCGAAGCAAATGTTGAAGAACTTCATCAAAAACACTTCAAAAGAGATCTCCATGGAATATATTCAGAAATTAGTTTGTGAATATTTTGAAGTTCCTGCAGATATGGTTAAATCTCCTACAAGAAAACGTGAAATCGTACAAGCCAGACAGATTTCCATGTATTTATCTAAGAGTCATACGAAGTCTTCTTTAAAAACCATAGGAGCATTTTTTGGTGGCAGAGATCACTCGACAGTGATTTATGCCTGTCAGACGGTAGAAGACTTAATTGATACAGACAAAAAATTTAAGGGCTATGTGCATGATATTCAAAAGAAACTAAAAATGACCTAG
- a CDS encoding acyl-CoA mutase large subunit family protein, with protein MEKKKITTTSGIEIKELYTSAKPMTELPGEFPYTRGIQKDMYRGRLWTMRQYAGFSTAEESNKRYHYLLKQGTMGLSVAFDLPTQIGYDSDHEMSEGEVGKVGVAIDSLKDIEILFDGIELQKITTSMTINATASILLAMYIALAKKQGADIRQISGTIQNDILKEYAARGTYIYPPKSSMRIITDIFEYCSKEVPKWNTISISGYHIREAGSTAVQELAFTLANGKAYLNAALEKGLDINVFAKRLSFFFNCHNNFFEEIAKFRAARRMWAKITKDLGATDEKAQMLRFHTQTGGSTLTAQQPLNNVIRVTSQAMAAVLGGTQSLHTNGYDEALSLPTEAAAKIALRTQQVIAFESGITDTVDPLAGSFFVENLTDEIETAAQLYIDKIDAMGGSVNAIENGYIQNEIGNAAYQYQLEIEDGSRVIVGVNKFTQEKEGINDVFTIDESIRTIQTDKLNKLKFERDSAAVEKALNDLLRAAKGRENLMPFILVAVEAYATLGEVSDVMRSVFGEY; from the coding sequence ATGGAAAAGAAGAAGATTACGACCACTTCAGGGATAGAAATCAAAGAATTATATACCAGCGCAAAACCGATGACGGAATTGCCTGGAGAGTTTCCTTATACCAGAGGGATTCAAAAGGATATGTATCGGGGTCGTCTTTGGACGATGCGTCAGTACGCTGGATTTTCTACTGCTGAAGAATCGAATAAGCGCTACCATTACCTGTTGAAACAAGGGACCATGGGTTTATCTGTTGCATTTGACCTGCCCACGCAGATTGGATATGATTCTGATCATGAAATGTCTGAAGGGGAAGTCGGAAAAGTAGGAGTAGCCATAGATTCTTTGAAAGATATTGAGATCCTATTTGATGGAATTGAACTTCAAAAGATTACCACTTCAATGACCATCAATGCCACAGCCTCTATTCTGCTGGCTATGTATATCGCGCTGGCAAAAAAGCAGGGTGCCGATATCAGGCAGATTTCTGGAACAATACAGAATGATATTTTAAAAGAATATGCAGCAAGAGGAACTTATATCTATCCTCCTAAATCTTCTATGAGGATCATTACAGATATTTTTGAATACTGCAGCAAAGAAGTGCCCAAATGGAATACAATCTCTATTTCAGGATATCATATCCGGGAAGCAGGTTCTACAGCAGTGCAGGAGCTGGCTTTTACTCTGGCAAATGGTAAGGCTTACTTAAATGCGGCTTTAGAAAAAGGGCTGGATATTAATGTCTTTGCAAAACGCCTTTCTTTTTTCTTTAATTGTCATAATAATTTTTTTGAAGAGATCGCTAAGTTCCGTGCAGCCAGAAGGATGTGGGCCAAAATCACTAAAGATTTAGGAGCTACAGATGAAAAAGCACAGATGCTGCGTTTTCACACACAAACGGGCGGCTCTACGCTAACCGCACAGCAGCCGTTAAATAATGTGATCAGGGTGACCAGTCAGGCCATGGCAGCAGTGCTGGGTGGTACACAGTCTCTACATACAAATGGTTACGATGAGGCACTATCACTGCCTACAGAGGCAGCAGCTAAAATCGCTCTGCGTACACAGCAGGTCATTGCCTTTGAAAGTGGAATTACAGATACAGTTGACCCATTGGCAGGTTCTTTCTTTGTGGAAAACCTAACTGATGAAATTGAAACTGCCGCACAGCTTTATATTGATAAAATTGATGCTATGGGCGGATCAGTGAATGCTATAGAAAATGGATATATCCAGAATGAAATCGGTAATGCCGCTTACCAATATCAATTGGAGATCGAAGATGGCAGCAGAGTCATCGTTGGCGTCAATAAATTCACTCAGGAAAAAGAAGGAATTAATGATGTATTTACCATCGATGAGTCGATAAGAACCATTCAAACAGACAAGTTAAATAAGTTGAAATTTGAGCGGGATTCGGCAGCTGTGGAAAAAGCTTTGAACGATTTATTACGCGCTGCAAAAGGACGAGAAAACTTAATGCCTTTTATTCTGGTAGCTGTAGAGGCATATGCGACGCTAGGTGAGGTTTCTGATGTGATGCGTAGTGTTTTTGGTGAATATTAA
- a CDS encoding NUDIX hydrolase: protein MEILKWQKISSRYLVKERWATLRIDTCKLQNGTTKDDYYVLEYPNWVNAVALTEDNEIIMVRQYRHGADIISLEIPGGVIDGDEKPEDAVKRELLEETGYTFKTISHLATLYPNPATSDNVTFTYFLTGGVKTQEQHLDEHEILTVEKYSIPAVKQLLMDNQIAQSLHASALFYGLMKLEAMK from the coding sequence ATGGAAATACTAAAATGGCAAAAGATTTCATCCAGATATCTGGTGAAAGAACGATGGGCAACTTTACGCATAGATACCTGTAAGCTCCAAAATGGAACAACAAAAGATGATTATTATGTACTAGAATACCCAAACTGGGTGAATGCGGTGGCATTAACCGAAGACAATGAGATCATCATGGTGCGTCAATACCGTCATGGTGCAGATATTATCTCACTGGAAATCCCAGGTGGAGTGATTGATGGAGATGAAAAGCCGGAAGATGCAGTAAAAAGAGAATTACTGGAAGAAACCGGCTATACCTTCAAAACGATCAGTCACCTAGCTACACTTTATCCAAATCCCGCAACCTCAGATAATGTCACTTTTACCTATTTCCTCACCGGAGGTGTTAAAACACAGGAACAGCACCTGGATGAACATGAAATCCTGACCGTAGAGAAATACAGTATTCCAGCAGTTAAACAACTACTAATGGACAATCAAATTGCTCAATCTTTACACGCTTCTGCCTTGTTTTATGGCCTGATGAAGCTGGAAGCGATGAAATAA
- a CDS encoding ABC transporter permease: protein MTYTENVRIAIQSIKSNRLRTMLTALIIAIGLSALVGILTTLDAVKTSMTEAFSSMGANSFTIRNRGVGIRIGGGGKRPKPFKTIRYEDAIAFKNQLKTPATVAINVMVTYGATIKYGTEKTNPNINIQGIDENGMNSMGLELTSGRNFTTTEVENGNNVCIIGSEVSEKLFKKESPIDKIINVGGTRLKVIGLLASKGSSMGFSGDRAVYVPLLKAKKINSNGNPSYNIVVMVPNNEMQEDIIGEATAEFRNIRKVKVAEPNNFEIIKSDAIAQTLFENLKYVVWGGIAIGAITLIGASIGLMNIMLVSVTERTREIGIRKAIGANPSVIRKQFLIEAVIICLMGGAFGIFLGITIGNVISLAMGGSFIIPWLWIFGGFVLCVLVGIMSGYYPAKKASKLDPVEALRYE, encoded by the coding sequence ATGACCTATACAGAAAACGTAAGAATTGCCATACAATCTATAAAAAGTAACCGGTTGCGTACCATGCTGACCGCGTTGATCATTGCGATAGGTTTATCTGCTTTAGTAGGAATTCTAACCACCCTGGATGCGGTTAAAACCAGTATGACAGAAGCTTTTTCCAGCATGGGTGCCAATTCGTTTACTATTAGAAATCGCGGAGTAGGCATCCGGATCGGAGGAGGTGGAAAAAGACCTAAACCCTTCAAGACCATTCGTTACGAAGATGCAATTGCCTTTAAGAACCAGCTAAAAACCCCTGCAACAGTAGCCATCAATGTCATGGTAACTTATGGTGCCACCATCAAATATGGAACGGAAAAAACCAATCCGAACATTAATATTCAGGGAATTGATGAAAATGGAATGAATTCTATGGGACTTGAACTCACCTCTGGCAGAAATTTTACTACCACAGAAGTGGAGAACGGAAATAACGTATGCATCATCGGAAGTGAGGTCAGTGAAAAATTATTCAAGAAAGAATCTCCTATTGATAAAATCATTAACGTTGGTGGTACCCGACTAAAAGTAATCGGTTTACTGGCTTCAAAGGGATCCAGTATGGGGTTCTCTGGAGACAGAGCCGTTTATGTCCCTTTATTAAAGGCCAAGAAAATTAATTCTAATGGGAATCCTTCTTACAATATAGTGGTGATGGTGCCCAACAATGAGATGCAGGAAGACATTATTGGAGAAGCTACCGCTGAATTCAGAAACATTAGAAAAGTTAAAGTTGCAGAACCTAATAACTTTGAGATCATAAAAAGTGATGCCATTGCCCAAACCCTATTTGAGAACTTAAAATATGTGGTATGGGGCGGAATTGCGATTGGTGCGATTACTCTGATTGGTGCCTCTATTGGCTTAATGAACATCATGCTGGTCTCTGTTACGGAACGAACAAGAGAAATAGGCATCAGGAAAGCGATTGGCGCAAATCCATCCGTGATCCGTAAACAATTTTTAATTGAGGCGGTGATTATATGTCTGATGGGAGGTGCATTTGGAATCTTCCTCGGAATCACCATAGGGAACGTAATCTCATTGGCAATGGGAGGCTCCTTTATCATTCCATGGCTGTGGATCTTTGGAGGATTCGTACTTTGTGTACTTGTTGGTATCATGTCTGGTTATTACCCGGCTAAAAAAGCATCCAAATTAGATCCTGTGGAAGCCTTAAGATATGAGTAA
- a CDS encoding TPM domain-containing protein has protein sequence MGIFTEQEQELIANAISEAEKATSGEIRIAVDKHCEGDPIEKATSYFAKLGMEKTSRHNGVLIYLAYIDHKFAIIGDSGINKVVPEDFWETTKVAMTAHFSGGNLVQGIIAGIMLAGEKLATFFPYEGGDINELPNEIIFMDQYKSVKP, from the coding sequence ATGGGAATTTTCACAGAACAAGAACAAGAATTAATAGCCAATGCGATTTCAGAAGCCGAGAAAGCGACTTCAGGCGAAATCAGAATCGCAGTAGATAAACATTGCGAAGGCGACCCTATTGAGAAAGCAACTTCCTACTTCGCCAAATTAGGCATGGAAAAAACCTCAAGGCACAATGGCGTACTCATCTACCTTGCTTATATTGACCATAAATTTGCCATCATTGGCGATAGCGGCATCAACAAAGTAGTCCCGGAAGACTTTTGGGAAACAACAAAAGTTGCCATGACTGCACATTTCTCTGGTGGTAACCTGGTTCAAGGAATTATTGCCGGAATCATGTTAGCAGGAGAAAAACTAGCCACCTTTTTCCCTTATGAAGGAGGTGATATCAATGAATTACCCAACGAAATTATCTTTATGGACCAGTATAAATCCGTAAAGCCATGA
- a CDS encoding HesB/IscA family protein, which translates to MSNTVDTAFAPVTFTETAVKELFKLKDQQEIADDFGLRVGVEGGGCSGMSYVLGFDQKKEGDQEYIIDGIKVFMHKAHQMYLMGMQVDWQDGLNSRGFTFNNPNAASTCGCGTSFSA; encoded by the coding sequence ATGAGTAATACAGTTGATACCGCATTTGCACCGGTTACCTTTACAGAAACTGCTGTAAAAGAACTTTTTAAGTTAAAAGACCAACAAGAAATCGCTGACGACTTCGGCTTACGTGTAGGAGTAGAAGGTGGTGGCTGCTCAGGAATGAGTTATGTTTTAGGTTTCGATCAAAAAAAAGAAGGAGATCAGGAATACATCATTGATGGCATCAAGGTTTTCATGCATAAAGCACACCAGATGTATCTAATGGGCATGCAGGTAGATTGGCAAGACGGACTAAATTCAAGAGGATTTACGTTCAACAACCCTAATGCAGCCAGCACATGTGGCTGTGGCACCAGCTTCTCTGCTTAA
- a CDS encoding LemA family protein, with the protein MKKTVLAIVGILVLLVVVSGCGYNGLVKLDEDVKAKWNQVETQYQRRSDLIPNLVNTVKGAAKFEQSTLTQVTEARAKATQVTIDPDKLTPENIEKYQAAQGQVSQALGRLLMVTENYPELKATEQFRDVSAELAGTENRIAVARKDFNEAVQIYNTKVRSFPNNLTAGIFGFSQKAGFKADAGAEKAPKVEF; encoded by the coding sequence ATGAAAAAAACAGTATTAGCAATAGTCGGTATTTTAGTTTTATTGGTAGTCGTAAGCGGGTGTGGCTACAATGGTCTGGTTAAATTAGATGAAGATGTAAAGGCGAAATGGAACCAGGTAGAAACCCAATACCAAAGACGTTCAGATTTAATTCCCAACCTTGTAAATACCGTTAAAGGCGCGGCTAAGTTCGAGCAATCTACTTTAACTCAAGTTACAGAAGCACGTGCTAAAGCGACTCAGGTAACGATTGACCCTGATAAATTAACTCCAGAAAATATTGAAAAATACCAGGCAGCACAAGGACAGGTGAGTCAGGCGCTTGGACGTTTGTTAATGGTTACTGAAAACTACCCAGAATTAAAGGCCACGGAACAATTCAGAGATGTTTCTGCTGAACTTGCAGGAACAGAAAACAGAATTGCTGTTGCGCGTAAAGATTTTAATGAAGCAGTACAGATCTATAATACCAAAGTAAGGTCTTTCCCAAATAACCTGACTGCCGGCATATTTGGTTTTAGTCAAAAAGCAGGCTTTAAAGCCGATGCTGGTGCAGAAAAAGCGCCAAAAGTAGAATTCTAA